tgttaaaattgtccttacttctcttaaggcatttcaagttattcacattttttgcaaaatcatactttatttgagtgtaaatacatgaaaatacaaatttaaaatacaaatacaatacaaatgtaaatacaaatttacatttacaaagagaaaaatttggaattgtgagtatttattgattattatgatagcattttactggtcctgcccacttgagcttaaattggtctgaatatggaacctgaactaaacggattgttaatatcttagtgtaatttttgcatttcacaaattcatcccaagggccggactagaccctttggcgggccggatttggcccccggactgcatgtttgacacctgtgatataggcAGAATGAACTCTTTAAcctctgatgtgtctgtggtgagtgttctgaatgtatgatttattttaaatattcataaaaattcaaccgtttgctcaataggaaaaatttccaaacaTGTTGATCAAATAGACCTTGGTCTttccatagatatctgagcatgctcagtgcatcccccgccgcctgtgtaatggggggggcaaaacacagatcaGTGAGTGAGAGTGAcgtactataaaaatagatggttttggctttttttgttttccttgtggtttttcatctttactgttgtttacagtgttgtagtgatttttctttttgtaatttttttttttttttttttactgagttttgaccgtgtaactactttttggagttcaattaagtgccaaaaagcagctggactgatttagaaaaacaaaaactactgggccaaactTCAAATACTTgttcttgttcagtgtgttccagttcacagttcatgttcaacatcctaaatctcgtACTGATGTACATTcagagtgccttatttagtcaaaacctgtcaaacttcaattcctcactttgtctttttctttaattCCACCGTTTTGACCCTAAAAGACACAGCAAAGTACAACCACTGAAGACAAGGAACACAAGtccatactcacagcagcttttatgacactgaaacagaagacaattcacagcagcacgattacctggaatcatggctcaggggttaaagggttaagtaaaatgTGATCACATCAATAAATATACCACATGCACATTATACTGTCTTTATAGCTTTATTTTTATCgtaaaatagaaagaaaactaCATATTTTCAGTGAATGACGTGTAATTTTCTACTGTTGCACTGCGTAACCGAACAGTCCCGTTCAACATCCAAACAACTTTCACTTGTACTGACTtgaaccagtatcagagaccatatttgtcctgtgttggcttctctgcactggctccctgtaaaaactaggatagactttaaaatactcctcctcacttccaAAGTCCTttatggccaggcacctactgatctgaaagagcttttaggtCCATATGATCCATCTAGACCGCTACGCTCTCAACATGTAGGCTTACTGGTGGTTcatagaatctccaaaagtacgacaggagctagagccttcagctatcaagctcctctATTGTGGAACCAGCTCCCTGCCTCGGTCCGTATCTTTAAAAGTGGACTTAAAACTCTCCTTTTGGATGAAGTGTACAGTTAGGGCGGCTCAggcttagttctgctgctacaggcttagactgggagactcatcatgatacactgacctcctctctgctcctcctcttctctgacctcctctctcctcctctattCACACCCCAGCAaacacatgttactgacttgacttcttccctggagtctctgtattttatgtcctcacaggtttttcctggatcatctctggacctgctgctgtggtccttctctcctgccttcatcgtcatcactcatttatccacatagttgtgatagtgtttattatatagttacacagATGGtggaggtttctattattggtactaacagttgcagtagtagtatatccactgttagtacttgtatagtatgtagtagtattaacagttatggacattagtTCTAGTTAtttgtaattatactaacaccagctgttctactttttaacagttccagttcagtttgttgtgcatctgtgtctcccccctcccccagtctctctctctcttcctttaaccctctctctttaaccccaactggtcaaggcagatgaccatcctccaggagtcagggtctgctccaggtctctgcctgttaaaaggatgtttttcctctacactaacaccagctgtttactcctggaggattctgttagtgtctgtgaattggcttaagagtctggtttcaactagTTCTAAAAGGAAAGTGTCATtagacaacttttgttatgatttagcgctatataaataaaaatttgattgaacattgaaattcaaacattttcaaggatttcaagaacCCATACCATCCCtgcattttgtgcaaaatattaaatgtgttaaaattaAAAAGGTGAGTAGAATGTCATGAATATGATAAAAATTAATAATTCCAAATAAAAAGAAGCTAAAATTAAATGTTTGAAAACCAGAAAGTATTtcaagtaaaagtagttcatagtttttgtgctaatagtatatgaagtactaataccaaatatactagATTCATGAGGTGCTTATTGGAAAAACTTATTTTATTCagcattgaatttagtcttttatACTATTTCAGATGAGAATACTTTGGTAGCCTGGAGGGGATTtaggagtatgattactccaaaagtacacagtaaaagtagttcatagtgtttgttgTGCTGATAgtaaatgaagtaataataccaaaaataccagattGGAGGAAAACgatttcatttcatgataaaaaaacaccttaaaaccaTTTTATCCAACTTACTTTAATGTAATTATCAGATAAATAGTGCACATGAAAAACACTAGGGCAGGGGTATTCGATTAAAAATCACTGAAGTCCAGTTATTAAAATTCCCTGCAAGTAAAATGTCCGAACCGAAGTCCAACTTGTGTCTTTGTGCCTTCCCCTATGTCCATATTTTCATAGGgtttcaacaatatttattgTCAATTTTCAATGCAGGGAATGTTTAACAGAGTGCACAGCTAGATCTTTTACCACAAGTAAAAGTAGTCCCAGGCAAATACACTGAAGGATTAAAGATTAAAGAAAACAGAAAcctcagaataaaataaataaaaaagtgtaaacagaggtgaataaGCTCTTTGCCTCAAAACAGGCTAATAACAGATAGGTAAGGTCTTCTACTGACTTCCACGTTTGTTgaatagtgacagaattccttccacacctccacctgttgtttcagccctgtaacacccactcgtacttgGGCACGGGCCGTGGTACATGCTTGTGAAtgtaacatctgcaggaaaggtgtgaatgtattCAAATACTGTACAGACTTGGGTACACAGTGTGAAATCGCCCTAAAAACAACAGTTTCCCGCATCAACTTTCCTTGTTTTGGAGTGAGACATGCTGTCATCACTGTCTCTTCCTCTCTGTTCTGGTGTGTGTGCCACGCAGAGTAAACAAACGATTTGATTGGCTCATCTGAGTGAAGCTGTTGTCGTATTAACTGGAGTAGCAGCACCTGCTGTCTATAGCCGCCACTGTCGGAAAAAATACTAAATGAAAAATGATCTATTCTCATGAATTTATCAGATTGGTCAAAGGTTCGGCCCGAGGTCTTCCATTTGGTGATGCCTGCACTAGGGGCTGGCtggaccatgcagaggagaatcaggGCTGGCTTGACCACAGCCTTAGTTTGTGACTGAAACAAtgttccaaataaaacatattatcgacgtcacagagctagccctgtggctaatgcagaagtgtttactaagtgtttgactgagctaccaacagccactGTAGTAAAATACAATGTTCAAAGCAAATGTTTGAACAAAATGAGCATTCTACACCTGTCTAGAAGGAAGACGGCCAACTCCAgatttgttttctttccttttaactcccttagttctctccatCGGTTCAAAGcaatgcagaggtttactggtgttttagccagctttctgccagtccagctccagttccagtgtccaccattacaacaaaataaatccaagaaattcctttctttaggaaaaaggacagatcttactcctcactcgttcagcTTACTTCTCACTGCTAAACTCTGCCGGTgggtgtggtgttgtcatagtgatgtaagtctgccgtaaatcagtccagtcttttcCGACCCaaccagggaagctggaaatagcatttggataAAACctgttttggtgctgataatctcattttaaattgcggacTACGGTCAggcaaatatataaaaatgagactttctcAAGATCACATAGAACATCTGCAGAGGACCTTTAAAGATGTTCAACCAAGTCTTCTTACTTCTGACACTACAGATTCAGTCTTTTACTGTTGAAGTTTTCTGCTCTGGGTTGGCCCTTGGTTGATTCTTCTCAGCAGATCCCCTCTGCCTCAAAGAAACAGTTGAAGTTCCTTCACACTCCTCCTTGAGCGGTGTTCTGGTCGATGGTGTAGTAGTCAATGGTGCTCTGCTCAGTGGCATTCTGGTTGATGGCGTTCTGCTCCGGCAAAAACACAGtagaattaaacacactttacTGTAATGTTATTTGTACAGTATTTCTGTTGCGAAATAAAACGGAGCAGCCCTTACTATGGAAACAACAGCTGAATATTCAGTATAAAATCATGAAATGTGGACTGCACCAGAATTTGATTTTGTAAAGTTTCACAACTGAAATAGTAAACCATAAATCCTGTACATTTCTGttataaatatattataaagACTTACTCGtgagtgtctttgagttccattcCCACTTCCTCATCTTCATTCTCCTCATGGTCACTGTGAGAAAGACTGAAAGATGAAGAAAGGTCCAAGTTCAACATTTGTCAGTgatgtatctgtgtgtggtgtaAAACATCTGTCTCAGTAAATCATCCAAGtcaacaataataaaaagtcgACACTGAGTTCAAACATGAAAAGTaccatttcatgtgttttttgaaCAAAGATGTGAtgacagcaacagcaacagcacagaccagaaccacaggcaCACTGATCCAGCTCAAAcctgtggaaaaaaaggaaaaaaaaacaacctttaacaTTTATAAAGTAACAACATAACAGAAGAGTTAGTGGTCTGAGTCCATGTGGACTGAACTTACTGTCATCACTGTCACTGGGTGAACGTTCCTCATCAaaacctggggaaaaaaaaacaaaccatgaaaAGAAACTAATCACCAGACTATAAGTGTGTGTCTTTGAAAACATTTCTTACCAGGAATGGTTGTAAACACCTCTGTCTCAGAACCAAAGGCCAGTCGGACTGAACATCTAACTCTAGTACTGGTTCTGTGCAGACCTGACAGTACAGCTGTAGTGTTGACCGTCACTGTACCGTTAGTGTTGGGGACTCTGACGGTACTGGTGTGTGAAAAGTTTTGTCCCTGGACACTCAGAGTGACAGTGGGAGCAGGTCGaccagtggctgaacaggacacaaTGAACTCTGCAGTAGAGGACGATTTACTGACATGTAGAACAGGTTCATTCAGCTCTGCAAGGAAAACACATGAACATACATGAGTGGGTTCAAGAGCAGGAATTTCCACTGGTATCAAAGAAAAGAAACACGCATTCAATGATGCAAGAAGGTTTTTACCATAGATCTGGAGGCAGGTTTTGCAGGTGATAGCCCCCTGGTGTTGGATGTTAAACAGACAGTTATAACATCCTTCATCCTGCTGCTTCACATTCTTGATAATTATGGTGCTGTTCTGCAGTCCAGCATCTTTAAACTCCACCTTGTGTCTGAACTCTGGATTCACTCTTGGACTAAAATACTTGCTATTGGTGGCCAGATTCATCTCAGGTGAAATCTTCTGCCATGTGACTTGTACAACATCTTCAGATTTCATGAGGTAACAGTTGAGGAAGGCTTCACCTCCTACCTTCACTGCAATAGTCTGAACCTCAGCATTTACACCTGAATgaaggaaaacacaaataaatatgtaatattttGAGCAAATACAGTTTGATAATAAATTAGACCACTCTAACAAGGTAGTGATAAGTAAAGACTTGTCATAAATGAGTCTCTCAGAGCCAAAAGTGTTTACTTATGTGGAAATatgatgtattaaaaaaaaaaatcaatgaaaagaCATATGAGGTGTTTGCTTTtaaaagtttaacccataaagacccaaacatccaccagtgaccaaaaccatctactgatctgtttaatacctgttgatccactaatcctatcaatacatgcaaataactggtgtaaaatgcagtttgtcatcttttcatggtcaatgGATtgtacttatatagcgcattttctacaccaaGGCGCTACCAGAGCCTTgggggagcaatttagggttcagtgtcttgctcaaggacacttcgacatgtagGCAGTCGGAGCCAGTATTCCAaccaccgaccctttggtcattcaatgacccgctctaccaattGAGCCATAGCTGCCCCACCGACATTTATTTTAAGGGTGCACCCAAATTTTCCAATAAGGAACAGTTTATTTGCTGGCTTAGAGTGTCGTTTTAtatgttcatgtgttttattAATACAATTCAACGTTTACCATTCCATCGTCGCATCCTTTTACTCACTGGTGTCTCTGTCTTAATCATCACCCCTTTTCATGAACCTACAGCAGTGGTCTCCAAACTACGGCCTGCCTCCACATCTGGCCCGGCCCCCTGAACAATACCAGAGACgcattacgattttttttttcagtctggcCACGTGATCGAgacttatacacacacagaatgtgACATTCTATTccacccttctgcagtctgtgccCCTATCTGAACCCTCCCAGAAAAAAAATCCTAGACTCACCCCTTTCAAATAGAGCGGAATAATGGTGAAAAGGTTAGGTAAGAGAAAAACTGATTCAGAATGCAGGGTATTTAACCTGCAGTggacaaatgattatttttttgttcaatgCAAAGAAAAGGCTGTTTGTCTCATCTGTCAAGAGGCGGTGGCGGTATTCAAAGAATACAATCTGCGCCGACACTATGAATCCCATCACAAAGACAAGTATGATAGCTTGCAAGGCCAAATGCGAGCAGACAAACTCTCAAAGCTAAAAAGTGGACTGTTAGCTCAGCAGAACACATTTGTACACCAAGCTCAGCTGAACCAGTCATCCGTTCAGGCCAGCTTTCAGGTTGCTCAACTGATAGCAAGCAGTGGTAAACCTTTCACTGATGGAGAGTTTGTCAAGAAATGTTTGAATGCTGTCGCGGAGGAGGTGTGTCCCAAGAAGAAAGATGTCTTTAATGCCGTGAGTCTGTCAGCGAGTACAATAAACAGACACATTGAAGAAATCCGGGGTAATGAATATGCCCAGCTGCAGCAGAAGACgaaagaatttgactttttttcattaGCACTGGATGAGAGCACAGACGTGTAGGACACAGCGCAGCTGCTCATTTTTATTCGTGGAGTTAGCACAAACTTTGAGATGTGCGAGGAGCTGGCAGCCCTCCAAAGTCTCAAAGGGACTACGACGGGGGAGGATATTTTCAGCAAAGTATGCCAAACCATGGAAGAGTTGGACCTGGACTGGTCAAAGCTTGCCAGCATCACGACTGACGGGGCTCCTAGTATGGTGGGCGCGTCTCGGGGTCTAATAGGACGCATGAGATGGAAGAACGGGGTCTCACCGCCCCGCTACAAGTCCACTGCCTAATTCACCAGCAAGCACTGTGCTGCGAAGTGTTGAAGTGGGATTCTGTCATGAAGGTTGTGGTGTCATGCATAAACTTCATCAGAGCAAAGGGACTTAAACACAGGGAGTTCCAGCAATTCCTGTCTGAACTGGAGTCTGCGCACGGCGATGTGTTGTACTACACAGAGGTCCGATGGTTGAGTCGGGGCAGAGTTTTGAGGCATTTTTACGAGCTGCTGCCCGAAATTAACGTATTTCTTCATTCAAAAGACAAAACGGTCCCAGAGCTGATCGACCCATAATGGAATGGCACCTCGCATTTTTAACAGATGTGACAGAAATGCTGAACAGCCTTAACTTGCAGCTACAAGGCCAGGGGAAACTCATTTGCGACATGTATTCCCACATAAAAACATTTGAGGTGAAACTAGCGCTGCttttggaacaagtgaaaaagcaCACCTTCATCCATCTCCCTGCTACCCAAAACCTCTCCGCAGAAAACCCAGCGGTCCCGTTCCCAGCTGAAAAGTGTGTGGAGCACTGGAAATGCTGAAGGCGGACTTCAGTGTGCGATTCCATGAACTACATGTTAATGCAAAAGAAATCCGTCTTTTCCCGAACCCCTTTGCTGCCGACACTGATGAAGCCCAGCCTTCTTATCAGTTTGAGTTGGCCGAGTTACAGAACTGTGATGTTCTGAAAGACGCATTCAAGCCCAACAGTCTCATTGACTTCTATGCCGCCCTCCCAAACAACATGTACCCTAACATATAAAACCATGCAATGAAGATGTCCAGACTTTTTGGCAGCACGTATATCTGCGAGCAAACTTTTTCACACATGAAACTCCTGAAAACTCCGATGAGATCAAGATTGACAGATGAACATCTGCATCAGTGTTTGAGACTGGCTGTGACTAGAATGGAACCTGATATTCAACTTCTCACCAGCCAGATGCAGGCCCACAGTTCACACTGATGAACATACATAGGTAAGCTCACTTTTCTGACTTGAATGAGTCATTCTGAGTATAAACAAATATAATCAGAATAAAATCTACTGGGATAAAATCCATCTCCACATACTGATAGTGAAATGTATTGTGCTGTGTAGGTGCTGTATCATTTAGTTTGGTTTCTCAGCCTGCTTGCTTTGTGGTTTTCACAGGGAAGTTGATGAGAGAGAGAGCTGCAAACAGCGGTGTCTACAAGCCTACTGGAACCTACAAAAGGATTATAAGGAAGGAACACAAGAACTTTGAGAGACTGCTCATATGAGTCATTTAAGTAAGAGATTCTGCTCTGACAATTAAGATGAACTTTTACTTGTTAAGATTGTGCATGG
The sequence above is a segment of the Sphaeramia orbicularis chromosome 2, fSphaOr1.1, whole genome shotgun sequence genome. Coding sequences within it:
- the LOC115430436 gene encoding OX-2 membrane glycoprotein-like isoform X2: MPQNMVVCFLLWFGAFIKGVNAEVQTIAVKVGGEAFLNCYLMKSEDVVQVTWQKISPEMNLATNSKYFSPRVNPEFRHKVEFKDAGLQNSTIIIKNVKQQDEGCYNCLFNIQHQGAITCKTCLQIYELNEPVLHVSKSSSTAEFIVSCSATGRPAPTVTLSVQGQNFSHTSTVRVPNTNGTVTVNTTAVLSGLHRTSTRVRCSVRLAFGSETEVFTTIPGFDEERSPSDSDDSLSWISVPVVLVCAVAVAVITSLFKKHMKCLSHSDHEENEDEEVGMELKDTHETPSTRMPLSRAPLTTTPSTRTPLKEECEGTSTVSLRQRGSAEKNQPRANPEQKTSTVKD